From a region of the Hemibagrus wyckioides isolate EC202008001 linkage group LG14, SWU_Hwy_1.0, whole genome shotgun sequence genome:
- the clpxb gene encoding ATP-dependent Clp protease ATP-binding subunit clpX-like, mitochondrial isoform X3, translated as MSCPCRSAARRLFSPGHRGFSLLHVRFYALRRTSTREAHLPPALQVRLFSESAVCFAVKDSTPKDGSGDVGKQKNAADPGKRSVGSGGSGKGGSQLRCPRCGDTCTHVETFVSFTRFVKCEKCHHFFVVLSESDSKKGLHKEAESLKLEAEAVKLAFAQNPPPPPKKIYAYLDNYVVGQSYAKKVLSVAVYNHYKRIYSNLPASSGQQVGTEKQSSLTAQEPEIRRREDEYRFTKLQITGISPHGNALGASIQQQATQQTTVEKRGSDVLNLSHSTIKLEKSNIVLLGPTGSGKTLLAQTLARCLDVPFAICDCTTLTQAGYVGEDIESVIAKLLQDANYSVEKAQQGIVFLDEVDKIGSVPGIHQLRDVGGEGVQQGLLKLMEGTIVNVPEKNSRKLRGETVQVDTTNILFVASGAFNGLDRIISRRKNEKYLGFGSPSNLGKGRRAAAATDLANSSGSELDVVAEMEEKDQLLRHVEARDLIEFGMIPEFVGRLPVVVPLHSLDEQTLVRILTEPRNAVVPQYQALFSMDKCELNVTPDALGAIARLALERKTGARGLRSIMEQSFK; from the exons ATGTCCTGTCCATGCAGATCTGCGGCCAGGAGACTCTTCAGTCCAGGACACAGAG GTTTTTCACTCTTACACGTTAGGTTCTATGCTCTCAGAAGAACTTCGACTCGTGAAGCCCACCTTCCTCCAGCACTGCAGGTCAGATTGTTCTCAGAGAGTGCTGTGTGTTTTGCCGTAAAGGACAGCACTCCGAAAGACGGCTCTGGGGATGTGGGAAAG CAGAAGAATGCAGCAGACCCTGGGAAGAGATCTGTAGGTTCAGGAGGATCAGGGAAAGGAGGGAGTCAGCTACGTTGCCCCAGATGTGGAGACACGTGCACACATGTGGAGACATTTGTGT CATTCACAcgttttgtgaaatgtgaaaaatgtcatcACTTCTTTGTGGTGCTTTCTGAAAGCGACTCTAAGAAAGGTCTGCATAAAGAGGCAGAATCTCTGAAACTGGAGGCAGAAGCTGTTAAACTGGCATTTGCTCagaacccccccccaccccctaaAAAG ATCTATGCCTACCTCGATAACTACGTTGTTGGTCAGTCATATGCGAAGAAGGTGCTGTCAGTTGCAGTGTATAACCACTACAAACGAATCTACAGCAACCTTCCAGCATCAAGTGGACAGCAGGTGGGGACAGAGAAGCAGAGCTCTCTCACTGCCCAGG agcCAGAGATCAGAAGAAGGGAAGATGAATACAGATTTACAA AGCTTCAGATCACTGGGATCAGCCCACATGGCAATGCTCTTGGTGCGTCCATTCAACAACAGGCTACTCAACAAACTACAGTGGAGAAGAGGGGTAGTGACGTGCTGAACCTCTCCCACAGTACCATCAAACTGGAGAAGAGTAACATTGTGCTGCTAGGACCGACTGGATCGG GTAAAACACTTTTAGCACAGACTCTGGCTCGGTGTTTGGATGTTCCCTTTGCCATCTGTGACTGTACCACGCTGACCCAGGCCGGCTACGTAGGTGAGGATATTGAGTCGGTCATTGCCAAGCTGCTGCAGGATGCCAACTACTCAGTGGAGAAAGCCCAGCAAG GGATAGTGTTTCTGGATGAGGTGGATAAGATTGGTAGTGTTCCAGGAATACACCAGCTCAGAGATGTAGGAGGAGAAGGTGTCCAGCAG GGTTTGTTGAAGCTTATGGAAGGCACCATTGTGAACGTTCCAGAAAAGAACAGTAGGAAGTTGCGAGGTGAAACAGTGCAAGTGGACACAACCAACATCCTGTTTGTGGCATCGGGAGCCTTCAATGGTCTGGACCGGATCATTAGCAGAAGGAAGAATGAGAAG TACCTTGGATTTGGCTCGCCATCTAACCTGGGGAAGGGCCGGCGTGCGGCAGCGGCCACTGACCTGGCCAATAGCTCAGGCAGTGAGCTGGATGTGGTGGCTGAGATGGAGGAGAAGGATCAGCTCTTGAGACATGTAGAGGCACGAGACCTCATAGAGTTTGGCATGATTCCTGAGTTTGTAGGGCGTCTCCCCGTTGTAGTGCCTTTGCACAGCCTGGACGAGCAAACACTAGTGCGCATTCTCACTGAGCCTCGGAATGCTGTTGTGCCTCAGTACCAGGCCCTCTTCAGCATGGATAAg tgtgagcTGAATGTGACTCCAGATGCACTCGGGGCCATTGCCAGACTGGCTCTTGAGAGGAAGACTGGAGCCAGAGGCCTCCGATCCATCATg gaacaGAGCTTTAAATAA
- the clpxb gene encoding ATP-dependent Clp protease ATP-binding subunit clpX-like, mitochondrial isoform X1, producing the protein MSCPCRSAARRLFSPGHRGFSLLHVRFYALRRTSTREAHLPPALQVRLFSESAVCFAVKDSTPKDGSGDVGKQKNAADPGKRSVGSGGSGKGGSQLRCPRCGDTCTHVETFVSFTRFVKCEKCHHFFVVLSESDSKKGLHKEAESLKLEAEAVKLAFAQNPPPPPKKIYAYLDNYVVGQSYAKKVLSVAVYNHYKRIYSNLPASSGQQVGTEKQSSLTAQEPEIRRREDEYRFTKLQITGISPHGNALGASIQQQATQQTTVEKRGSDVLNLSHSTIKLEKSNIVLLGPTGSGKTLLAQTLARCLDVPFAICDCTTLTQAGYVGEDIESVIAKLLQDANYSVEKAQQGIVFLDEVDKIGSVPGIHQLRDVGGEGVQQGLLKLMEGTIVNVPEKNSRKLRGETVQVDTTNILFVASGAFNGLDRIISRRKNEKYLGFGSPSNLGKGRRAAAATDLANSSGSELDVVAEMEEKDQLLRHVEARDLIEFGMIPEFVGRLPVVVPLHSLDEQTLVRILTEPRNAVVPQYQALFSMDKCELNVTPDALGAIARLALERKTGARGLRSIMEKLLLEPMFEVPQSDIVSVELNKDVILGKSEPCYIRNRALNKETSEEEYDSGIEEETWMRQADVANS; encoded by the exons ATGTCCTGTCCATGCAGATCTGCGGCCAGGAGACTCTTCAGTCCAGGACACAGAG GTTTTTCACTCTTACACGTTAGGTTCTATGCTCTCAGAAGAACTTCGACTCGTGAAGCCCACCTTCCTCCAGCACTGCAGGTCAGATTGTTCTCAGAGAGTGCTGTGTGTTTTGCCGTAAAGGACAGCACTCCGAAAGACGGCTCTGGGGATGTGGGAAAG CAGAAGAATGCAGCAGACCCTGGGAAGAGATCTGTAGGTTCAGGAGGATCAGGGAAAGGAGGGAGTCAGCTACGTTGCCCCAGATGTGGAGACACGTGCACACATGTGGAGACATTTGTGT CATTCACAcgttttgtgaaatgtgaaaaatgtcatcACTTCTTTGTGGTGCTTTCTGAAAGCGACTCTAAGAAAGGTCTGCATAAAGAGGCAGAATCTCTGAAACTGGAGGCAGAAGCTGTTAAACTGGCATTTGCTCagaacccccccccaccccctaaAAAG ATCTATGCCTACCTCGATAACTACGTTGTTGGTCAGTCATATGCGAAGAAGGTGCTGTCAGTTGCAGTGTATAACCACTACAAACGAATCTACAGCAACCTTCCAGCATCAAGTGGACAGCAGGTGGGGACAGAGAAGCAGAGCTCTCTCACTGCCCAGG agcCAGAGATCAGAAGAAGGGAAGATGAATACAGATTTACAA AGCTTCAGATCACTGGGATCAGCCCACATGGCAATGCTCTTGGTGCGTCCATTCAACAACAGGCTACTCAACAAACTACAGTGGAGAAGAGGGGTAGTGACGTGCTGAACCTCTCCCACAGTACCATCAAACTGGAGAAGAGTAACATTGTGCTGCTAGGACCGACTGGATCGG GTAAAACACTTTTAGCACAGACTCTGGCTCGGTGTTTGGATGTTCCCTTTGCCATCTGTGACTGTACCACGCTGACCCAGGCCGGCTACGTAGGTGAGGATATTGAGTCGGTCATTGCCAAGCTGCTGCAGGATGCCAACTACTCAGTGGAGAAAGCCCAGCAAG GGATAGTGTTTCTGGATGAGGTGGATAAGATTGGTAGTGTTCCAGGAATACACCAGCTCAGAGATGTAGGAGGAGAAGGTGTCCAGCAG GGTTTGTTGAAGCTTATGGAAGGCACCATTGTGAACGTTCCAGAAAAGAACAGTAGGAAGTTGCGAGGTGAAACAGTGCAAGTGGACACAACCAACATCCTGTTTGTGGCATCGGGAGCCTTCAATGGTCTGGACCGGATCATTAGCAGAAGGAAGAATGAGAAG TACCTTGGATTTGGCTCGCCATCTAACCTGGGGAAGGGCCGGCGTGCGGCAGCGGCCACTGACCTGGCCAATAGCTCAGGCAGTGAGCTGGATGTGGTGGCTGAGATGGAGGAGAAGGATCAGCTCTTGAGACATGTAGAGGCACGAGACCTCATAGAGTTTGGCATGATTCCTGAGTTTGTAGGGCGTCTCCCCGTTGTAGTGCCTTTGCACAGCCTGGACGAGCAAACACTAGTGCGCATTCTCACTGAGCCTCGGAATGCTGTTGTGCCTCAGTACCAGGCCCTCTTCAGCATGGATAAg tgtgagcTGAATGTGACTCCAGATGCACTCGGGGCCATTGCCAGACTGGCTCTTGAGAGGAAGACTGGAGCCAGAGGCCTCCGATCCATCATg GAGAAGCTACTGTTAGAGCCAATGTTTGAAGTGCCTCAGTCAGATATTGTGTCTGTGGAGCTGAATAAGGATGTGATTTTGGGAAAGAGTGAACCATGCTATATTAG gaacaGAGCTTTAAATAAAGAGACCTCAGAGGAGGAGTATGACAGTGGGATTGAAGAAGAGACCTGGATGAGACAGGCAGATGTAGCCAATAGCTAA
- the clpxb gene encoding ATP-dependent Clp protease ATP-binding subunit clpX-like, mitochondrial isoform X2 translates to MSCPCRSAARRLFSPGHRGFSLLHVRFYALRRTSTREAHLPPALQVRLFSESAVCFAVKDSTPKDGSGDVGKKNAADPGKRSVGSGGSGKGGSQLRCPRCGDTCTHVETFVSFTRFVKCEKCHHFFVVLSESDSKKGLHKEAESLKLEAEAVKLAFAQNPPPPPKKIYAYLDNYVVGQSYAKKVLSVAVYNHYKRIYSNLPASSGQQVGTEKQSSLTAQEPEIRRREDEYRFTKLQITGISPHGNALGASIQQQATQQTTVEKRGSDVLNLSHSTIKLEKSNIVLLGPTGSGKTLLAQTLARCLDVPFAICDCTTLTQAGYVGEDIESVIAKLLQDANYSVEKAQQGIVFLDEVDKIGSVPGIHQLRDVGGEGVQQGLLKLMEGTIVNVPEKNSRKLRGETVQVDTTNILFVASGAFNGLDRIISRRKNEKYLGFGSPSNLGKGRRAAAATDLANSSGSELDVVAEMEEKDQLLRHVEARDLIEFGMIPEFVGRLPVVVPLHSLDEQTLVRILTEPRNAVVPQYQALFSMDKCELNVTPDALGAIARLALERKTGARGLRSIMEKLLLEPMFEVPQSDIVSVELNKDVILGKSEPCYIRNRALNKETSEEEYDSGIEEETWMRQADVANS, encoded by the exons ATGTCCTGTCCATGCAGATCTGCGGCCAGGAGACTCTTCAGTCCAGGACACAGAG GTTTTTCACTCTTACACGTTAGGTTCTATGCTCTCAGAAGAACTTCGACTCGTGAAGCCCACCTTCCTCCAGCACTGCAGGTCAGATTGTTCTCAGAGAGTGCTGTGTGTTTTGCCGTAAAGGACAGCACTCCGAAAGACGGCTCTGGGGATGTGGGAAAG AAGAATGCAGCAGACCCTGGGAAGAGATCTGTAGGTTCAGGAGGATCAGGGAAAGGAGGGAGTCAGCTACGTTGCCCCAGATGTGGAGACACGTGCACACATGTGGAGACATTTGTGT CATTCACAcgttttgtgaaatgtgaaaaatgtcatcACTTCTTTGTGGTGCTTTCTGAAAGCGACTCTAAGAAAGGTCTGCATAAAGAGGCAGAATCTCTGAAACTGGAGGCAGAAGCTGTTAAACTGGCATTTGCTCagaacccccccccaccccctaaAAAG ATCTATGCCTACCTCGATAACTACGTTGTTGGTCAGTCATATGCGAAGAAGGTGCTGTCAGTTGCAGTGTATAACCACTACAAACGAATCTACAGCAACCTTCCAGCATCAAGTGGACAGCAGGTGGGGACAGAGAAGCAGAGCTCTCTCACTGCCCAGG agcCAGAGATCAGAAGAAGGGAAGATGAATACAGATTTACAA AGCTTCAGATCACTGGGATCAGCCCACATGGCAATGCTCTTGGTGCGTCCATTCAACAACAGGCTACTCAACAAACTACAGTGGAGAAGAGGGGTAGTGACGTGCTGAACCTCTCCCACAGTACCATCAAACTGGAGAAGAGTAACATTGTGCTGCTAGGACCGACTGGATCGG GTAAAACACTTTTAGCACAGACTCTGGCTCGGTGTTTGGATGTTCCCTTTGCCATCTGTGACTGTACCACGCTGACCCAGGCCGGCTACGTAGGTGAGGATATTGAGTCGGTCATTGCCAAGCTGCTGCAGGATGCCAACTACTCAGTGGAGAAAGCCCAGCAAG GGATAGTGTTTCTGGATGAGGTGGATAAGATTGGTAGTGTTCCAGGAATACACCAGCTCAGAGATGTAGGAGGAGAAGGTGTCCAGCAG GGTTTGTTGAAGCTTATGGAAGGCACCATTGTGAACGTTCCAGAAAAGAACAGTAGGAAGTTGCGAGGTGAAACAGTGCAAGTGGACACAACCAACATCCTGTTTGTGGCATCGGGAGCCTTCAATGGTCTGGACCGGATCATTAGCAGAAGGAAGAATGAGAAG TACCTTGGATTTGGCTCGCCATCTAACCTGGGGAAGGGCCGGCGTGCGGCAGCGGCCACTGACCTGGCCAATAGCTCAGGCAGTGAGCTGGATGTGGTGGCTGAGATGGAGGAGAAGGATCAGCTCTTGAGACATGTAGAGGCACGAGACCTCATAGAGTTTGGCATGATTCCTGAGTTTGTAGGGCGTCTCCCCGTTGTAGTGCCTTTGCACAGCCTGGACGAGCAAACACTAGTGCGCATTCTCACTGAGCCTCGGAATGCTGTTGTGCCTCAGTACCAGGCCCTCTTCAGCATGGATAAg tgtgagcTGAATGTGACTCCAGATGCACTCGGGGCCATTGCCAGACTGGCTCTTGAGAGGAAGACTGGAGCCAGAGGCCTCCGATCCATCATg GAGAAGCTACTGTTAGAGCCAATGTTTGAAGTGCCTCAGTCAGATATTGTGTCTGTGGAGCTGAATAAGGATGTGATTTTGGGAAAGAGTGAACCATGCTATATTAG gaacaGAGCTTTAAATAAAGAGACCTCAGAGGAGGAGTATGACAGTGGGATTGAAGAAGAGACCTGGATGAGACAGGCAGATGTAGCCAATAGCTAA